The Mercenaria mercenaria strain notata chromosome 8, MADL_Memer_1, whole genome shotgun sequence genome has a segment encoding these proteins:
- the LOC123565496 gene encoding uncharacterized protein LOC123565496 has product MEVMSENGHIIKDKAAVLDKWKSSFSALYNVLDREDNAIEEIYAESDGALEIDETLNNNISVQEVRKAIFKAKSGKSLGFDGFPYEIFKNDTFVSYLHVLFNVCFNSGKISSDWGKCIVNPTPKSSTNDIRDPMSYRGISLSPTVYKLYSSVLSDTLSLWAESNEKLVDEQNGFRKKRSTVDHLSSVTNLIETRIKHKMSTFAAFIDFRKAYDSVHRGRLWRKLGSTGIHGKMHGAIKSLYDCISSCVKVQTGLKLKQV; this is encoded by the coding sequence ATGGAAGTTATGTCTGAAAATGGTCACATTATTAAAGATAAAGCAGCTGTCTTAGATAAATGGAAATCCAGTTTTTCAGCTTTGTATAATGTACTTGATAGAGAAGATAATGCCATTGAGGAAATATATGCTGAAAGTGATGGTGCTTTAGAGATAgatgaaactttaaataataatattagtgTGCAGGAAGTCCGCAAAGCTATTTTTAAGGCAAAAAGTGGAAAATCTCTAGGCTTTGATGGTTTCCCATATGAGATATTTAAGAATGAtacttttgtttcatatttacatgttttatttaacgTATGTTTTAATTCTGGTAAAATATCATCAGACTGGGGTAAATGTATTGTAAACCCAACTCCCAAAAGTAGTACAAATGATATTAGAGATCCTATGTCATACAGAGGGATATCATTATCACCTACAGTGTATAAACTGTACAGTTCGGTTTTGAGCGATACATTGTCTCTATGGgcagaatcaaatgaaaaattagtTGATGAACAAAATGGCTTCCGAAAGAAAAGGAGTACTGTAGATCATTTATCGTCTGTGACAAATTTAATTGAAACTAGAATCAAACATAAAATGTCCACATTCGCAGCATTCATCGATTTCAGAAAAGCATACGATTCTGTACACAGAGGTCGTCTCTGGCGGAAACTGGGCAGTACAggtatacatggtaaaatgcaTGGTGCTATAAAGTCACTGTATGATTGTATATCTTCCTGTGTTAAAGTACAGACTGGTTTAAAGTTAAAACAGGTTTGA